The following proteins are co-located in the Sphingobacteriaceae bacterium genome:
- a CDS encoding MerR family transcriptional regulator — MAENKETTEKLFYSISEVSDMFELNASTLRFWEKEFEFLRPQKNKKGNRLFTQKDIDSIAKIVELVKQKGFTIQGAREQLKAGELATASPSHTAEVIAKLKLIKEKLLDIKDSL; from the coding sequence ATGGCAGAGAATAAAGAAACTACCGAAAAGCTCTTTTATAGTATCAGCGAGGTATCTGATATGTTTGAGCTTAATGCAAGTACCCTTCGCTTTTGGGAAAAGGAATTTGAATTTCTTCGTCCCCAAAAAAATAAAAAAGGGAATCGACTTTTTACCCAAAAAGACATTGACAGCATTGCAAAAATTGTTGAATTGGTTAAACAAAAGGGCTTTACCATACAAGGTGCCCGTGAGCAATTAAAGGCCGGCGAACTGGCAACAGCTTCCCCATCCCATACCGCCGAGGTTATTGCCAAGTTAAAACTCATTAAAGAAAAACTCTTAGATATTAAAGATAGTCTCTAA
- a CDS encoding tetratricopeptide repeat protein, with amino-acid sequence MKNYYYLILVGLLFSQFSLKSQLDLIPDSIAGKLDTMSNKRADALMISKAWGFMSMNQGEAMKYAKAHYELGLKRKDSLLLANANVTKGTIYQIVGDYPKSINELISAVKIYGKLNDSLRLAVALNNLGNTYRFVDDFEKAIECQNKAMIIRIAKKDSARIRGSYMNIAAIEFNKHNFSAAIALMQKSFLYPSKDKSERFRAYINYAGILGEAHQFDTAFYYLTLSEKLIDDSVKWVTHQNTLGGLLLLRGDFIKAEKHLLNALNYYERSEDLNSLSELYGQLSKLYKDSRNFDKALRFNELYHATTDSLNNNQKNLQVAFLNAEFDLGQKEAEIHTLQQKSVLDEKEKSNIRIVRNSVIVGIILTLLLVVISYRKSIERKKLLEEIAQKNSEITDSINYAKHIQKSFLPSEEKVKSSFLSSFILYQPKDIVAGDFYWLEENENNIWFALADCTGHGVPGALVSVVCCNALNRAIGEFGLEKPGEILDQARKIVVKRFSSNNNAVKDGMDITLIRIEKKYRNAEVKKIQYAGANNSLYLYTNGEIQKIPANKQPIGYVENPIPFGTKEIKITKNDTLYLFTDGYADQFGGQNGKKFKYKQLLKLIQEIAEKPLNEQNDILLKTFKNWQGSLEQVDDICLAGVKI; translated from the coding sequence ATGAAAAATTATTATTACCTAATTTTGGTAGGTTTATTGTTTAGTCAATTCTCACTAAAATCGCAATTGGATTTAATTCCGGATTCTATAGCCGGCAAATTGGATACTATGTCCAATAAAAGAGCCGACGCTTTAATGATATCCAAAGCCTGGGGTTTTATGAGTATGAACCAGGGTGAAGCTATGAAATATGCCAAGGCGCATTATGAATTAGGACTAAAAAGAAAAGATTCATTATTACTAGCCAATGCTAATGTTACCAAAGGAACGATATATCAAATAGTTGGTGATTATCCAAAATCAATTAATGAGTTAATTTCAGCTGTTAAAATTTACGGTAAATTAAATGATAGTTTGCGTTTAGCTGTTGCTTTAAATAATTTAGGCAATACCTACAGATTTGTAGATGATTTTGAAAAGGCTATCGAATGTCAGAACAAAGCCATGATTATCCGTATAGCTAAAAAAGATTCTGCAAGAATAAGAGGCAGCTATATGAATATTGCTGCCATTGAATTTAATAAGCATAATTTTAGTGCCGCCATTGCACTTATGCAAAAATCATTTCTTTATCCTTCCAAAGATAAATCAGAGAGATTTAGAGCCTACATAAATTATGCCGGCATATTAGGTGAAGCTCATCAGTTTGATACAGCTTTTTATTACTTGACGCTTTCCGAAAAATTAATTGATGATTCCGTTAAATGGGTAACTCATCAAAATACACTAGGTGGTTTACTTTTATTGCGAGGTGATTTCATCAAGGCTGAAAAACACTTGTTGAATGCTTTAAATTATTATGAGCGTTCAGAGGATCTTAATTCTTTAAGTGAATTATATGGTCAACTTTCCAAACTGTATAAGGATTCACGGAATTTCGACAAGGCCTTACGATTTAATGAACTGTATCATGCCACCACAGATTCTCTAAACAATAATCAAAAAAACTTGCAAGTTGCGTTTTTAAATGCAGAGTTTGATTTAGGTCAGAAAGAAGCCGAAATCCATACGCTTCAACAAAAGTCAGTGTTAGATGAAAAGGAAAAATCGAATATTCGCATAGTTCGGAATTCAGTTATTGTTGGTATTATCTTAACCCTTTTGCTTGTGGTTATCAGTTACAGGAAATCCATCGAGAGAAAAAAATTACTAGAAGAGATTGCGCAAAAAAATTCAGAGATTACTGATTCTATCAATTATGCCAAACATATTCAGAAATCCTTTTTGCCTTCGGAAGAAAAAGTGAAAAGTTCCTTTCTTTCTTCATTTATCTTATATCAACCTAAGGATATAGTTGCCGGCGATTTTTATTGGCTGGAGGAGAATGAAAATAATATTTGGTTTGCCTTGGCTGATTGTACCGGACACGGAGTTCCGGGAGCTTTGGTTTCTGTGGTATGTTGCAATGCCTTAAACAGAGCAATTGGGGAATTTGGTTTGGAAAAACCCGGAGAAATATTAGATCAGGCCAGGAAAATTGTAGTGAAAAGATTTTCTTCAAACAATAATGCGGTAAAAGATGGAATGGATATTACTTTAATACGTATAGAAAAAAAATATCGGAATGCTGAGGTTAAAAAAATTCAATATGCGGGCGCCAATAATTCATTATATCTATACACCAACGGAGAAATTCAGAAAATACCCGCCAATAAACAGCCCATTGGTTATGTAGAAAATCCCATTCCGTTTGGTACTAAAGAAATTAAAATAACTAAAAATGACACTTTGTATTTATTTACCGATGGTTACGCAGATCAGTTTGGTGGCCAAAATGGAAAAAAATTTAAATACAAACAATTGCTCAAATTGATTCAGGAAATTGCGGAGAAACCTTTAAACGAACAAAATGATATTTTATTAAAAACATTTAAAAATTGGCAGGGCTCTTTAGAACAAGTTGATGATATTTGTTTAGCCGGTGTAAAAATTTAA
- a CDS encoding tetratricopeptide repeat protein, with protein sequence MRFPENSARLVLLYLFFIVRVLFTLNTLQAQNSKIDSLYTLLKSAKSDSSKVDLHFNIARQFLPHDTVAATRELKKGNYLLKRINNIDFVLNRLEWLGRIYFSAKMNHLAFANYQEAITLAKKNNQQSWQSKYYYRIAYGLQEEGFTKQALPWFDTAIVLAGNDNDNNLAKLLMDRGRTHYENGDYKSAIEDYMKSQKLFEKRKQEGRNYGYLMHYIGSVFKRQNQFDKAQEYYEKELEYAREIKDRSLEADALYLCAQAYGLKGDVHKDMEFVQKALVIFEEEKNPYMVSLMYANLADGYSTLKNYKKAIECLETSVRMDKELGQKFGFGDTYASLGDMYSQLGQHNKAIWYLNMAMDETMKMERKQLLNKASILHSMAYAYSNKGDYKTAFYKFIDYKEAEDSLNKESNIQFMHELETKYGTEKKEKEIALLSMEKKLQEEEIASKNKQQKTIILIAVLGIAVALVSAFAFIQKQKTAKILSKQVNEINYQNEVIKEKNKDITDSIQYAKRLQEAVFPQSNMLNNFFAESFVLFQPKDIVSGDFYWFEQAGDKTIVAVGDCTGHGVPGAFMSILGHNLLNQIVMEYDVNNPADILRLLDKQVSNALNKKGNQHEYNDGMDIAICAIDKKNKKLEFAGANRPLIIKRGEELIELKANKFAIGGIQDDTCKLFTQHTLDLELNDVLYLFSDGYYDQFGGPNGKKFKYRKLLDQLKTMKSVSLVEQKITLENVLESWKGSLEQLDDICVIGVKV encoded by the coding sequence ATGAGATTTCCGGAAAATTCCGCACGTTTAGTTCTACTCTATCTTTTCTTTATAGTTAGAGTTTTATTTACACTTAACACTTTGCAGGCTCAAAATTCTAAAATTGATTCGCTATACACTTTGTTGAAGAGCGCCAAGTCAGATTCTTCAAAAGTGGATCTTCATTTTAATATTGCTCGGCAATTTTTACCTCACGATACTGTTGCAGCTACTCGTGAATTAAAAAAAGGAAATTATTTATTAAAGCGAATAAATAATATCGATTTTGTTTTGAATAGATTGGAGTGGTTGGGAAGGATTTATTTTTCGGCCAAAATGAATCATCTCGCCTTTGCAAATTATCAGGAGGCAATTACCTTGGCAAAAAAAAACAATCAACAATCTTGGCAATCCAAATATTATTACAGAATTGCTTATGGATTGCAGGAAGAAGGATTTACCAAACAAGCTTTACCCTGGTTTGATACAGCAATTGTTTTAGCCGGAAACGATAATGATAATAACTTGGCTAAATTATTGATGGATAGAGGAAGAACGCATTATGAAAATGGCGATTATAAAAGTGCGATTGAAGATTATATGAAATCGCAAAAACTATTTGAGAAAAGAAAACAAGAAGGACGAAATTACGGTTACCTTATGCATTATATTGGCTCTGTTTTTAAGCGTCAGAATCAATTCGATAAAGCTCAGGAGTATTATGAAAAAGAATTGGAATATGCGCGCGAAATTAAAGACCGGAGTCTGGAAGCTGATGCTTTGTACCTGTGTGCACAGGCTTATGGCTTAAAAGGTGATGTGCATAAAGACATGGAGTTTGTACAAAAAGCTCTGGTGATTTTTGAAGAGGAAAAGAATCCGTATATGGTGAGTTTAATGTATGCCAATCTAGCCGATGGATATTCTACTTTAAAAAATTATAAAAAAGCAATTGAATGTTTAGAAACCTCTGTTCGAATGGATAAGGAATTGGGACAAAAATTTGGATTTGGCGACACCTATGCTTCATTGGGTGATATGTATTCTCAATTGGGTCAGCATAATAAAGCCATATGGTATTTGAATATGGCCATGGATGAAACCATGAAAATGGAAAGAAAACAATTATTAAATAAAGCGAGTATACTTCATTCTATGGCCTATGCCTATTCAAACAAAGGAGATTATAAAACTGCTTTTTATAAGTTTATCGATTATAAAGAAGCAGAAGATAGTTTAAATAAAGAAAGTAATATTCAGTTTATGCACGAACTGGAAACGAAGTACGGTACAGAGAAAAAAGAAAAGGAAATTGCTTTATTAAGCATGGAAAAAAAGTTGCAGGAAGAAGAAATTGCTTCTAAAAATAAACAACAAAAAACCATTATACTCATTGCTGTTTTAGGCATTGCTGTTGCTCTGGTTTCAGCCTTTGCATTTATACAAAAACAAAAAACAGCAAAAATTTTAAGTAAACAGGTGAATGAAATTAATTACCAAAATGAAGTTATAAAGGAGAAAAATAAAGATATAACAGATAGTATACAATACGCCAAACGTTTACAAGAAGCTGTTTTTCCTCAATCTAATATGCTCAATAATTTTTTCGCTGAATCTTTTGTTCTATTTCAGCCGAAAGATATCGTAAGCGGAGATTTTTATTGGTTTGAACAGGCAGGTGATAAAACTATAGTTGCAGTTGGAGATTGTACCGGTCATGGAGTGCCCGGCGCTTTTATGTCTATACTCGGACATAATCTACTCAATCAAATTGTGATGGAGTATGATGTGAATAATCCTGCTGATATTTTACGTTTATTGGATAAACAAGTAAGTAATGCCTTAAATAAAAAAGGAAACCAACACGAATACAATGATGGCATGGACATAGCCATTTGTGCCATAGATAAAAAAAATAAGAAATTAGAATTTGCAGGTGCCAACAGACCATTAATTATTAAACGGGGAGAAGAGTTAATCGAATTAAAAGCAAATAAGTTTGCCATTGGCGGAATTCAGGATGATACCTGTAAATTATTTACACAGCATACCTTGGATCTTGAGTTAAATGATGTTTTATATTTATTTTCTGATGGGTATTATGATCAGTTTGGAGGTCCTAATGGTAAAAAATTCAAGTACCGTAAATTACTCGATCAATTAAAAACTATGAAATCAGTTTCATTAGTAGAACAAAAAATTACTCTGGAAAATGTTCTTGAAAGCTGGAAGGGAAGCTTGGAGCAGTTAGATGATATATGTGTGATAGGCGTGAAGGTGTAA
- a CDS encoding DUF2279 domain-containing protein, with protein sequence MRIKCITGFILIGLLPILMHSQKDSLPNYEHRKMALGISTSAISAGSLLYLNYAWYANYSSDDFHFFNDNTEWLQMDKAGHAFTTYQLGRLMMNAFDWAGVNKKKKLFIGGTMGLMYMTAIECLDGKSKGWGFSWGDMGANVAGTGMAIGQEALWNEQRLMIKFSFAQSQLAEYNPSLLGENIYTQVLKDYNGQTYWLSVSPFSFIPSQKKLPKWLCLSFGYSAYGMLSGHENGFTVRDANGVYYQFNRERRFYLSFDIDFTKIKTKSKFLKGVFSAINILKIPAPALEFTKRGAKGYGLYL encoded by the coding sequence ATGCGAATTAAATGCATAACCGGGTTTATTTTAATTGGCTTGTTGCCAATTTTAATGCATTCACAAAAGGACAGCCTTCCCAATTACGAGCACCGCAAAATGGCTTTAGGCATTAGCACTTCCGCCATAAGTGCGGGTTCACTCTTATACCTAAATTACGCCTGGTATGCCAATTACAGCAGTGATGATTTTCATTTTTTTAATGACAATACCGAGTGGCTGCAAATGGATAAAGCCGGACATGCTTTCACCACCTATCAATTAGGTCGATTAATGATGAATGCATTTGACTGGGCAGGGGTGAACAAAAAGAAAAAATTATTTATTGGGGGAACTATGGGTTTAATGTACATGACAGCTATCGAATGTTTAGATGGAAAAAGTAAAGGCTGGGGATTTTCTTGGGGCGATATGGGCGCAAATGTGGCAGGAACAGGAATGGCCATTGGACAGGAAGCTTTATGGAACGAACAACGTTTAATGATTAAATTCTCTTTCGCTCAAAGTCAGTTAGCTGAATACAATCCATCCTTATTAGGTGAAAATATTTATACGCAGGTATTAAAAGATTATAACGGACAAACGTATTGGCTGAGCGTATCACCTTTTAGTTTTATTCCTTCCCAAAAAAAATTGCCTAAATGGTTATGCCTATCATTTGGTTATAGTGCTTACGGCATGTTGAGCGGACATGAGAATGGATTTACCGTGCGCGATGCTAATGGTGTGTATTACCAATTTAACCGGGAGCGTAGATTTTACCTGAGTTTTGATATTGACTTTACTAAAATTAAAACCAAATCCAAGTTTTTAAAAGGCGTTTTCTCAGCCATCAATATTTTAAAAATTCCGGCTCCGGCTTTAGAGTTTACCAAAAGAGGGGCTAAGGGATATGGATTGTATTTGTGA
- a CDS encoding RNA polymerase sigma factor — protein sequence MAKYQKPLYWHIRKIVIDHDDADDVLQNTFIKVWKGLENFREESQLYTWMYRIATNESLTHLRQKQKSNTTSLHPIEYQLSKNLESDQYFKGDAIQLKLQQAILTLPEKQRIVFNMRYYDETPYEKMSEILETSVGALKASYHIAAKKIEEYLING from the coding sequence ATGGCCAAATATCAAAAGCCTTTGTATTGGCATATCCGTAAAATAGTGATTGACCATGACGATGCCGATGATGTATTGCAAAATACTTTCATTAAAGTTTGGAAAGGCTTGGAGAATTTCAGAGAAGAAAGTCAATTGTATACCTGGATGTACAGAATAGCCACCAATGAATCATTAACCCATCTTAGACAGAAACAAAAAAGCAATACCACATCATTGCATCCAATTGAATATCAATTGAGTAAAAATTTGGAGAGTGATCAGTATTTTAAGGGTGATGCTATACAATTAAAACTGCAACAAGCCATTTTAACACTACCCGAAAAACAGCGTATTGTTTTTAATATGCGTTATTACGATGAAACTCCTTATGAGAAAATGTCGGAAATACTTGAAACTTCGGTAGGTGCGCTCAAAGCCAGTTATCACATTGCGGCTAAAAAAATAGAAGAATATTTAATAAACGGTTAA
- a CDS encoding methylmalonyl-CoA mutase family protein — protein sequence MIETKPYQTKNKVRIVTAAALFDGHDAAINIMRRVLQSTGAEIIHLGHDRSVKEIVDCAIQEDANAIAITSYQGGHNEYFKYMHDLLKEAGCGHIKIFGGGGGTILPEEIEELHKYGITRIYHPDDGRAMGLQGMINDVLMKSDFPTGANLNGEVNHLKEKDYKSIARLISAAENFNEESKAVLDKVREDAKKSKTPVIGITGTGGSGKSSLVDELVRRFLMDFPDKKIGIISVDPSKRKTGGALLGDRIRMNSIKNERVYMRSLATRQSNLALSKHVQDAVDILKVSEFDLILLETAGIGQSDTEIIEHSNLSLYVMTPEFGAATQLEKIDMLEFADLVAINKFDKRGALDAIRDVKKQYKRNQNLWEAKDEDLPIYGTIASQFNDPGTNRLYKAVMDKLVAKTNCDLKSNFVITDEMSEKIYIIPPGRTRYLSEISESSRNYDKWVAEQSKAAENLQGMQIAMHCLKNSKVADKDRLLKALEEEKQKIILELDPKNLKTLEGWEEKKKLYSNEYYVFKVRDKELKIKTHYESLSHTQVPKVASPKYSGWSDILTWTLRENFPGEFPYTSGIYPFKREGEDPTRMFAGEGGPERTNKRFHYVSLGMPAHRLSTAFDSVTLYGNDPDHRPDIYGKIGNSGVSVCCLDDAKKLYSGFNLADPKTSVSMTINGPAATIAAFFMNAAIDQQCELYIKENKLEKEVEKKIEEIYKKKGTKRPTYNAPQLPEGNNGLGLMLLGVTGDMVLPADVYQKIKTNTLAQVRGTVQADILKEDQAQNTCIFSTEFSLRVMGDVQQYFINNNVRNFYSVSISGYHIAEAGANPISQLAFTLSNGFTFVEYYLSRGMNINDFAPNLSFFFSNGIDPEYSVIGRVARRIWAKAMKNKYGANERSQMLKYHIQTSGRSLHAQEIDFNDIRTTLQALYAIYDNCNSLHTNAYDEAITTPTEESVRRAMAIQLIINRELGLAKNENPLQGAFIIEELTDLVEEAVLTEFDKITERGGVLGAMETMYQRSKIQEESLYYETLKHNGEYPLIGVNTFLSSKGSPTVLPREVIRSTTEEKEAQIATRNNLWAGNKDKGAEALKNLQQLAIHNKNLFDGLMEAVKYCSLGQITNALFEVGGQYRRNM from the coding sequence ATGATTGAAACTAAACCATACCAAACAAAAAATAAAGTGCGTATTGTTACTGCAGCAGCTTTATTTGACGGACACGATGCTGCTATTAATATTATGCGCAGAGTTTTACAAAGCACAGGCGCCGAAATTATTCATTTAGGACACGACCGAAGCGTGAAGGAGATTGTGGATTGCGCCATTCAGGAGGATGCAAATGCCATAGCCATTACCAGCTATCAAGGCGGACATAATGAGTATTTTAAATACATGCATGATTTGCTGAAAGAGGCGGGCTGCGGACATATCAAAATTTTTGGTGGCGGAGGCGGAACTATTTTGCCAGAAGAGATAGAAGAGCTGCACAAATACGGAATTACCCGCATTTATCATCCGGATGACGGAAGAGCTATGGGATTGCAAGGCATGATAAATGATGTGTTGATGAAAAGCGATTTTCCAACTGGTGCTAATTTGAATGGGGAAGTAAATCATTTAAAAGAAAAAGATTATAAATCAATTGCCCGTTTAATTTCTGCAGCAGAAAATTTTAATGAAGAAAGCAAAGCGGTATTAGATAAAGTAAGAGAAGATGCTAAAAAATCAAAAACTCCGGTAATCGGTATTACAGGTACAGGCGGTTCAGGAAAATCATCTTTGGTAGATGAATTGGTTCGTCGATTTTTGATGGATTTTCCCGATAAAAAAATTGGCATCATATCGGTTGATCCCAGTAAAAGAAAAACCGGAGGAGCTTTGTTAGGCGATAGAATCCGCATGAACTCCATCAAAAATGAAAGAGTATATATGCGTTCATTAGCCACGCGTCAAAGTAATTTGGCTTTATCCAAACACGTGCAGGATGCGGTTGATATTTTAAAGGTTTCTGAATTCGATTTGATTTTATTGGAAACAGCGGGAATAGGACAAAGCGATACTGAAATTATTGAGCATAGTAATTTAAGTTTGTATGTGATGACTCCGGAGTTTGGTGCTGCCACGCAATTGGAAAAAATCGATATGCTTGAATTTGCAGATCTGGTTGCCATAAATAAATTTGATAAGCGAGGAGCCTTAGATGCTATTCGCGATGTGAAAAAACAATATAAGAGAAATCAGAATTTGTGGGAAGCGAAAGACGAAGATTTACCAATATACGGAACTATTGCTTCGCAGTTTAATGATCCGGGAACAAATCGTTTGTATAAAGCGGTAATGGATAAATTGGTGGCTAAAACCAATTGTGATTTAAAATCTAATTTTGTGATTACGGATGAAATGAGTGAGAAAATTTACATCATTCCTCCTGGCCGCACTCGTTATTTATCTGAAATTTCAGAAAGTTCAAGAAATTACGATAAGTGGGTGGCTGAACAAAGTAAAGCTGCTGAAAATTTGCAAGGCATGCAAATTGCTATGCATTGTTTGAAGAATTCTAAAGTTGCAGATAAAGACCGCTTACTAAAAGCTTTGGAGGAGGAAAAACAAAAAATTATTTTAGAATTAGATCCGAAAAACTTAAAAACGTTAGAAGGTTGGGAGGAGAAAAAGAAATTGTACAGCAATGAGTATTATGTATTCAAAGTTCGTGACAAGGAGTTGAAAATAAAAACGCATTACGAAAGTTTGTCTCACACTCAAGTTCCTAAAGTGGCATCGCCCAAGTATTCGGGTTGGTCAGATATTTTAACTTGGACATTGCGTGAAAACTTTCCGGGCGAATTTCCATACACATCCGGAATTTATCCATTTAAACGAGAAGGTGAAGATCCTACACGTATGTTTGCCGGAGAGGGCGGGCCTGAAAGAACCAATAAACGTTTTCACTATGTGAGTTTGGGTATGCCTGCTCATCGTTTAAGTACCGCTTTTGATTCGGTTACTCTTTATGGGAATGATCCCGATCATCGCCCTGATATTTACGGGAAGATTGGAAATTCAGGAGTGAGTGTTTGTTGTTTAGATGATGCGAAGAAATTGTATAGCGGATTTAATTTGGCCGACCCTAAAACATCCGTTTCAATGACCATTAACGGTCCGGCTGCAACCATTGCTGCATTTTTTATGAATGCTGCTATCGATCAACAATGCGAATTGTATATCAAAGAGAATAAGCTGGAAAAAGAAGTTGAGAAAAAGATCGAAGAAATTTATAAAAAGAAAGGCACTAAACGTCCAACATATAACGCACCTCAGTTACCCGAAGGAAATAATGGTTTGGGATTAATGTTATTGGGTGTTACCGGTGATATGGTACTGCCGGCAGATGTATATCAGAAAATAAAAACCAATACATTAGCACAGGTGCGTGGAACCGTGCAAGCTGATATTTTGAAAGAAGATCAGGCGCAAAACACCTGCATATTCAGTACTGAATTTAGTTTACGGGTAATGGGTGATGTGCAACAGTATTTCATCAATAATAATGTCCGTAATTTTTATTCCGTTTCCATCAGTGGATATCACATTGCCGAGGCCGGTGCTAATCCAATTTCTCAATTGGCATTTACTCTGTCTAATGGCTTTACATTTGTGGAATATTATTTAAGCAGAGGCATGAACATCAATGATTTTGCGCCAAACTTATCTTTCTTTTTCTCCAATGGTATTGATCCCGAATATAGTGTTATTGGAAGAGTAGCGCGTAGAATCTGGGCAAAGGCCATGAAAAATAAATACGGGGCAAACGAAAGAAGTCAAATGTTAAAGTATCACATTCAAACTTCCGGACGTTCATTACATGCGCAAGAAATTGACTTTAATGATATTCGTACCACCTTACAAGCTTTATATGCCATTTATGATAATTGCAATTCATTACACACCAATGCCTACGACGAAGCAATTACTACACCAACAGAAGAGAGTGTTCGAAGAGCTATGGCTATTCAGTTAATTATTAATCGTGAATTAGGATTAGCTAAAAATGAAAACCCATTGCAAGGCGCGTTCATTATTGAAGAACTTACCGATTTAGTAGAAGAAGCCGTATTAACGGAGTTTGATAAGATAACGGAGCGTGGAGGTGTGTTAGGTGCTATGGAAACCATGTATCAGCGAAGCAAAATTCAAGAAGAAAGTTTGTATTATGAAACCTTAAAACACAATGGTGAATATCCTTTAATTGGAGTGAATACTTTTTTAAGTTCAAAAGGTAGTCCTACTGTATTGCCTCGCGAGGTAATTCGTTCTACAACGGAAGAAAAAGAAGCGCAAATTGCTACTCGAAATAATTTATGGGCAGGAAATAAAGATAAGGGGGCTGAGGCATTAAAAAATTTACAGCAATTGGCTATTCACAATAAAAATTTATTTGATGGGTTAATGGAAGCCGTAAAATACTGTTCGCTTGGACAAATTACCAATGCCTTGTTTGAAGTGGGCGGTCAGTACAGAAGGAACATGTAA